The proteins below are encoded in one region of Mycobacterium shinjukuense:
- a CDS encoding M20/M25/M40 family metallo-hydrolase, producing MMVETTAATEPSDDVVEVVSRLIRFDTTNTGEPATTKGEAECAQWIAERLAEVGYQTEYVESGAPGRGNVFARLAGAQGEAGSRGALLVHGHLDVVPAEPAEWSVHPFSGAIEDDYVWGRGAVDMKDMVGMMVVVARRLRKAGIVPPRDVVFAFLADEEHGGRYGSQWLVDNRPDLFDGVTEAIGEVGGFSLTVPRRDGGERRLYLIETAEKGIQWMRLTARGRAGHGSMVHDHNAVTAVAEAVARLGRHRFPLVCTDTVAQFLAAVSEETGFTFDPESPDLEGAIDKLGPMARMLQAVLHDTANPTMLKAGYKANVVPATAEAVVDCRVLPGRQAAFEAEVDELIGPDVSREWIADLPSYETSFDGDLVDAMTAAVLAVDPDGRTVPYMLSGGTDAKAFARLGIRCFGFSPLRLPPELDFASLFHGVDERVPVGALRFGTEVLTHLLTHC from the coding sequence GTGATGGTCGAGACCACGGCGGCAACCGAGCCGAGCGACGATGTTGTCGAGGTTGTCAGCCGGTTGATCCGCTTCGACACCACCAACACCGGCGAACCCGCGACGACCAAGGGCGAGGCCGAGTGCGCGCAGTGGATCGCCGAGCGGCTCGCCGAGGTCGGCTACCAGACCGAATATGTCGAATCCGGTGCGCCCGGCCGGGGCAACGTGTTCGCCCGGTTGGCGGGTGCCCAAGGCGAAGCCGGCTCCCGCGGGGCGCTGCTGGTCCACGGGCACCTCGACGTGGTGCCGGCCGAGCCGGCCGAATGGAGCGTGCACCCGTTTTCCGGTGCGATCGAAGACGACTACGTGTGGGGCCGCGGCGCGGTCGACATGAAGGACATGGTCGGCATGATGGTCGTGGTCGCCCGCAGGCTCCGCAAGGCCGGCATCGTGCCGCCGCGTGACGTGGTGTTCGCCTTCCTCGCCGACGAGGAGCACGGCGGCAGGTATGGCTCGCAGTGGCTGGTCGACAATCGGCCCGATTTGTTCGACGGTGTCACCGAGGCGATCGGCGAGGTCGGCGGTTTTTCCCTGACGGTTCCCCGACGCGACGGCGGTGAGCGCCGCCTCTACCTGATCGAGACGGCCGAGAAGGGCATCCAGTGGATGCGGCTGACCGCCCGGGGCCGGGCCGGACACGGCTCGATGGTGCACGACCACAACGCGGTCACCGCCGTCGCCGAAGCGGTCGCCCGGCTGGGCCGTCACCGGTTTCCGCTGGTGTGCACCGACACCGTCGCCCAGTTCCTGGCCGCGGTCAGCGAGGAGACCGGCTTCACCTTCGACCCCGAATCGCCCGACCTGGAGGGGGCGATCGACAAGCTGGGCCCGATGGCGCGCATGCTGCAGGCCGTGCTGCACGACACCGCCAACCCGACGATGCTCAAAGCCGGGTACAAGGCCAACGTGGTGCCGGCGACCGCGGAAGCGGTGGTGGATTGCCGGGTGCTGCCCGGCCGGCAGGCGGCTTTCGAAGCCGAGGTCGACGAGTTGATCGGCCCCGACGTGAGCCGGGAGTGGATCGCGGACTTGCCGTCCTATGAGACCAGCTTCGACGGGGATCTGGTCGATGCGATGACCGCCGCGGTGCTCGCGGTCGATCCCGACGGCCGGACCGTGCCCTACATGCTCTCCGGCGGGACGGATGCGAAGGCCTTCGCGCGCTTGGGGATTCGCTGCTTTGGCTTCAGCCCGCTGCGGTTACCGCCGGAATTGGATTTCGCCTCGCTGTTCCACGGGGTCGACGAACGGGTACCCGTCGGCGCGCTGCGGTTCGGCACCGAGGTGCTGACCCACCTGTTGACACACTGCTAG
- a CDS encoding undecaprenyl-diphosphate phosphatase, which yields MSWWQVISLAVVQGLTEFLPVSSSGHLAFASRIFFSDDAGASFTAVTQLGTEAAVLVYFARDIARILKAWCNGLLVTAHRTADYRLGWYVIIGTIPICVLGVLFKDQIRSGARNLWVVAMALVVFSGVIALAECLGRQSRHIEQLNWRDALAVGVAQTLALVPGVSRSGATISAGLFLGLDRELAARFGFLLAIPAVFASGLFSLPDAFHPVTVGMTATGAQLLVATVIAFVVGLAAVAWFLRFLLRHNMYWFVGYRVLVGAGVVVLLATGTIAAT from the coding sequence ATGTCCTGGTGGCAAGTCATCTCGTTGGCCGTGGTGCAAGGCTTGACCGAGTTCCTGCCGGTGTCGTCCTCGGGACATCTGGCGTTCGCCTCGCGGATTTTCTTCAGCGACGACGCCGGCGCCTCGTTCACGGCGGTCACTCAGCTGGGCACCGAAGCCGCCGTGCTGGTCTACTTCGCGCGCGATATCGCGCGCATCCTCAAAGCCTGGTGCAATGGGCTGCTGGTCACCGCGCACCGCACCGCCGACTACCGGCTCGGCTGGTACGTCATCATCGGGACCATCCCGATCTGCGTCCTGGGGGTGTTGTTCAAGGACCAGATCCGCTCGGGCGCGCGCAACCTGTGGGTGGTCGCGATGGCGCTGGTGGTGTTCTCCGGGGTGATCGCCCTGGCCGAGTGCCTGGGCCGTCAGAGCCGGCACATCGAGCAGCTGAACTGGCGGGACGCCCTGGCGGTGGGTGTCGCCCAAACCCTGGCGCTGGTTCCCGGGGTCTCCCGATCGGGGGCGACCATCAGCGCCGGGCTGTTTCTGGGACTCGACCGCGAGCTGGCCGCCCGATTCGGCTTCCTGCTGGCGATACCGGCGGTGTTCGCCTCGGGGTTGTTCTCGCTGCCGGACGCCTTCCACCCGGTGACGGTGGGGATGACTGCCACCGGTGCGCAGCTGCTGGTGGCCACCGTGATCGCGTTTGTCGTCGGCCTGGCCGCGGTGGCCTGGTTTCTGCGGTTTCTGCTGCGCCACAACATGTATTGGTTCGTCGGGTATCGGGTGCTGGTGGGGGCGGGTGTGGTGGTCTTGCTGGCGACCGGGACGATAGCGGCGACATGA
- a CDS encoding YncE family protein, translated as MVVTGCSSTPSTPPTIEPAGPAVSPPVSRDPAGVVRPLGGHPQAALFDGGTRTLVVLSPGADPSAPASISVFDDARAAPRVIALPGPASAITCDGRGTAYLATRGGFFTVDLSAGHIARVDVADAVEYTAIARRADGKLVLGSADGAVSTLAADATITNRITIFARVDALVTHGNTAVVLDRGQTSVTTIGADGAARQALRAGQGATAMAADPLGRVLVADTRGDQLLVYGVDPLILRQAYPVRQAPHGLAGSRELAWVSQTASNVVIGYDLSTGIPVEKVRYPTVQQPNSLAFDETSDTLYVVSGSGAGVQVIEHAAGSR; from the coding sequence ATGGTGGTGACGGGGTGTTCGTCGACGCCCTCGACGCCGCCGACGATCGAACCCGCTGGGCCGGCCGTGTCGCCGCCGGTGTCCCGTGACCCGGCCGGCGTGGTGCGACCGCTGGGTGGTCACCCGCAGGCGGCGCTGTTCGACGGCGGCACACGCACGTTGGTGGTGCTGTCCCCCGGCGCCGACCCGTCCGCACCCGCCAGCATCAGCGTGTTCGACGATGCCCGGGCCGCGCCGCGGGTGATCGCCCTGCCGGGACCGGCGTCCGCGATCACCTGCGACGGCCGCGGCACGGCCTACTTGGCCACCCGGGGGGGCTTCTTCACCGTCGACCTGTCCGCCGGCCACATCGCCCGGGTCGACGTCGCCGACGCCGTCGAATACACCGCCATCGCGCGCCGGGCCGACGGCAAGCTGGTGCTGGGTAGCGCCGACGGCGCCGTGTCCACGCTCGCCGCGGACGCCACGATCACCAACCGGATCACGATCTTCGCACGCGTCGATGCCCTGGTCACGCACGGAAATACCGCCGTGGTGCTGGATCGTGGCCAGACGTCGGTGACCACGATCGGCGCCGACGGGGCTGCCCGGCAGGCGCTGCGCGCCGGCCAGGGCGCGACCGCCATGGCCGCCGATCCGCTGGGCCGGGTGCTGGTCGCCGACACCCGCGGCGACCAGCTGCTCGTGTACGGCGTCGACCCGTTGATCCTGCGCCAGGCCTACCCGGTGCGGCAGGCCCCCCACGGGCTGGCCGGATCCCGCGAGTTGGCCTGGGTATCCCAAACCGCGTCCAACGTCGTCATTGGTTACGATCTGTCCACCGGAATACCCGTGGAAAAGGTGCGTTACCCGACCGTGCAGCAACCCAACTCGCTGGCCTTTGACGAAACCTCGGACACCCTGTACGTGGTGTCGGGGTCCGGCGCCGGAGTCCAGGTCATCGAGCACGCGGCGGGTTCGCGTTGA
- a CDS encoding DUF5703 family protein: MTAPRRSRLPAGWDTEMSDEYEWAPLRLPPEVTRVSATTRLSIEAEYRGWELTRVRLYTDGSRRVLLRRKKSRLDNADTNRRPDQPAL; encoded by the coding sequence TTGACCGCGCCGCGTCGCAGCCGGTTGCCCGCGGGCTGGGACACCGAGATGTCCGACGAGTACGAGTGGGCGCCGCTGCGCCTGCCGCCGGAGGTGACCCGGGTCAGCGCGACCACCCGGTTGTCCATCGAGGCCGAGTACCGCGGCTGGGAGCTGACGCGGGTGCGCCTCTACACCGACGGCAGCAGACGGGTGCTGTTGCGCCGCAAGAAATCTCGTCTAGACAACGCGGACACCAACCGCCGTCCCGACCAGCCGGCGCTGTGA
- a CDS encoding 3'(2'),5'-bisphosphate nucleotidase CysQ, translating into MNPAAGESTDAQLAADLAVQAGELLLAVREEIGFGEPWALGEAGDTEANSLLLSRLRAERPGDAVLSEEAHDDLGRLNADRVWIIDPLDGTREFCTRGCDDWAVHIALWQRNTDGGPQITDAAVALPARGNMVYRTDTVTARAAHVGVPDTLRIAVSTTRPPAVLHRIRQTLAIEPVAIGSAGAKAMAVVDGDVDAYVHAGGQWEWDSAAPAGVVLAAGLHASRLDGSPLRYNQADPYLPDLVMCRPELAPILLRAIRGCGA; encoded by the coding sequence GTGAACCCGGCCGCAGGCGAATCGACGGACGCGCAATTGGCCGCCGACCTTGCCGTGCAGGCGGGGGAGTTGTTGTTGGCGGTGCGCGAAGAGATCGGTTTCGGGGAGCCCTGGGCGCTCGGCGAGGCCGGTGACACCGAGGCCAACTCGCTGCTGCTGAGTCGGCTGCGGGCCGAGCGGCCCGGTGACGCGGTGCTCAGCGAGGAAGCCCACGACGACCTGGGGCGGCTGAATGCGGACCGGGTGTGGATCATCGACCCGTTGGACGGCACTCGCGAGTTTTGCACGCGGGGGTGCGACGACTGGGCGGTGCATATCGCGCTGTGGCAACGCAACACCGACGGTGGGCCACAGATCACCGACGCCGCGGTGGCGTTGCCCGCTCGAGGCAACATGGTCTACCGCACCGACACCGTGACCGCGCGGGCTGCCCACGTCGGCGTCCCCGATACGCTGCGTATTGCCGTCAGCACCACCCGGCCACCGGCGGTCTTGCATCGCATCCGGCAGACGCTGGCCATCGAACCCGTGGCGATCGGTTCTGCGGGTGCCAAAGCGATGGCCGTCGTTGACGGCGACGTCGACGCCTATGTCCATGCCGGTGGCCAATGGGAATGGGATTCGGCAGCACCGGCCGGGGTCGTGCTGGCCGCCGGCCTGCACGCGTCGCGGCTGGACGGCTCGCCGCTGCGGTACAACCAGGCCGACCCGTACCTGCCCGACCTGGTGATGTGTCGCCCCGAGTTGGCGCCGATCCTGCTCCGTGCGATCCGGGGCTGCGGGGCTTAA
- a CDS encoding CopG family transcriptional regulator translates to MRTTVTLADDVAAAVQRLRRERAIGLSEAVNELIRIGLSKRQATKRFRQQTHDMGVGIDYSNIADAIETLDGPASR, encoded by the coding sequence ATGCGAACTACCGTCACCCTCGCCGACGACGTTGCCGCTGCCGTGCAGCGCCTGCGGCGCGAACGCGCGATCGGGCTGAGTGAGGCCGTCAACGAGCTGATCCGCATCGGCCTCTCGAAAAGGCAAGCCACCAAACGGTTTCGCCAGCAGACCCACGACATGGGCGTCGGAATCGATTACTCCAATATCGCCGACGCGATCGAAACTCTGGACGGCCCGGCAAGCCGCTGA
- a CDS encoding TA system VapC family ribonuclease toxin — MLIDANLLLYAVDQRAVWHHAAVGWLSAQLNGSRRVGLPWQSLAAFLRIGTHPRAFPRPLTPAAAFDIVDSWLSVPVAWAPEPGPEYARILGHLIVAHDVRGNLIPDAMLAALAIEHGLTLYSTDTDFARFSDLRWENPLQR; from the coding sequence ATGCTGATCGATGCCAACCTGCTGCTGTACGCCGTCGACCAACGCGCGGTATGGCACCACGCCGCGGTCGGCTGGCTTTCGGCCCAGCTCAACGGATCCCGTCGGGTCGGCTTGCCCTGGCAGAGCTTGGCCGCTTTCTTGCGCATCGGGACCCATCCGCGCGCCTTCCCGCGACCGCTGACGCCCGCCGCGGCATTCGATATCGTCGACAGCTGGCTATCCGTGCCGGTCGCGTGGGCCCCGGAACCGGGACCGGAATATGCCCGCATCCTCGGTCACCTGATCGTGGCCCACGACGTCAGGGGCAACCTGATTCCCGACGCGATGCTGGCTGCCTTGGCCATCGAGCACGGCTTAACGCTCTACTCCACCGATACCGACTTCGCCCGCTTTAGCGACCTGCGCTGGGAGAATCCCCTGCAACGCTGA
- a CDS encoding YbhB/YbcL family Raf kinase inhibitor-like protein produces MTSKPDPYDALPKLPSFILTSDSIADGQPLATAQVSGIMGAGGRDASPQLSWSGFPGETRSFAVTVYDPDAPTLSGFWHWAVANLPAEVTELPEGAGDGRELPGGALTLVNDAGLRRYVGAAPPPGHGVHRYYVAVHAVRLDRLDLPADASPAYLGFNLFQHAIARAVIHGTYQQK; encoded by the coding sequence ATGACATCGAAGCCGGACCCCTACGACGCGCTGCCCAAACTCCCGTCGTTCATCCTGACCTCGGACTCGATCGCCGACGGGCAGCCGCTGGCCACAGCCCAGGTCAGCGGAATCATGGGCGCGGGCGGACGGGATGCCAGTCCGCAGCTGAGCTGGTCGGGATTTCCCGGGGAGACGCGCAGTTTCGCGGTCACGGTCTACGACCCGGACGCCCCGACCCTGTCCGGGTTCTGGCACTGGGCGGTGGCCAACCTGCCCGCCGAGGTCACCGAGTTGCCCGAGGGTGCGGGCGACGGCCGGGAGCTGCCCGGCGGCGCGCTGACGCTGGTCAACGACGCCGGCCTACGCCGCTACGTCGGCGCCGCGCCGCCGCCCGGCCACGGCGTGCACCGCTACTACGTCGCGGTGCACGCCGTGCGGCTGGACAGGCTCGACCTCCCCGCCGACGCCAGCCCCGCGTATCTGGGGTTCAACCTGTTCCAGCACGCGATCGCCCGGGCGGTGATCCACGGGACCTACCAGCAGAAGTAA
- a CDS encoding SCO1664 family protein: MTPRHDEREVLRDGELTVLGRIRSASNATFLCESTLGSRSVHCVYKPVAGEQPLWDFPDGTLAGRELGAYLVSTQLGWNIVPYTVIRDGPAGPGMLQLWVQQPGDAVDSDPRPGPDLVDLFPAGKPQPGYLPVLRAYDYAGAEVVLMHADDIRLRRMAVFDVLINNADRKGGHILCGLDGQVYGVDHGLCLHVQDKLRTVLWGWAGTPIDDPTLQAVAGLTDALGGPLADGLTGQITRAEISALRRRAQALLDHPVMPGPNRHRPIPWPAF; encoded by the coding sequence ATGACCCCGAGGCATGACGAACGTGAGGTGTTGCGGGACGGCGAACTGACGGTCCTCGGACGCATCCGCTCGGCCAGCAACGCCACCTTTCTGTGCGAGTCGACGCTGGGTTCCCGCAGCGTGCACTGTGTCTACAAGCCGGTCGCCGGTGAGCAGCCGCTGTGGGACTTTCCCGACGGAACGCTGGCAGGCCGTGAACTCGGCGCCTACCTGGTGTCGACCCAGTTGGGTTGGAACATCGTGCCCTACACCGTGATCCGGGATGGACCCGCCGGACCCGGCATGCTGCAGCTGTGGGTGCAGCAACCCGGTGACGCGGTCGACTCCGATCCGCGGCCCGGCCCCGACCTGGTCGATCTGTTTCCGGCCGGCAAGCCGCAGCCGGGTTACCTACCGGTGCTGCGCGCCTACGATTACGCCGGCGCCGAGGTCGTTCTGATGCACGCCGACGACATCCGGCTGCGGCGGATGGCGGTGTTCGACGTGCTGATCAACAATGCCGACCGCAAGGGCGGCCACATCCTGTGCGGGCTCGACGGCCAGGTGTACGGGGTCGACCACGGGCTGTGTCTGCACGTCCAGGACAAACTGCGCACCGTGCTGTGGGGGTGGGCCGGAACGCCGATCGACGACCCCACCCTGCAGGCGGTGGCCGGGCTCACCGACGCCCTTGGCGGTCCGCTGGCCGACGGGCTGACCGGGCAAATCACCCGTGCCGAAATTTCCGCGCTGCGCCGGCGCGCCCAGGCGCTGCTGGACCATCCCGTGATGCCCGGACCCAACCGCCACCGCCCCATTCCCTGGCCGGCGTTCTAA
- a CDS encoding DUF3090 domain-containing protein: protein MARAIHVFRTPDRFVAGTVGQPGNRTFYLQAVHDSRVVSVVLEKQQVAVLADRIGALLLEVHRRFGTPVPPEPTEVDDLSPLIMPVDAEFRVGTMGLGWDSEAQTVVVELLAVTDTEFDASVVLDDTDEGPDAVRVFLTPESARQFATRSYRVIAAGRPPCPLCHEPLDPEGHICARANGYRRDVLLGSHDDPEA from the coding sequence ATGGCCCGCGCAATCCACGTATTCCGAACACCCGACCGCTTCGTCGCCGGGACCGTAGGGCAGCCCGGAAACCGCACGTTCTACCTCCAGGCGGTGCACGACTCCCGGGTGGTGTCGGTCGTGCTGGAAAAGCAGCAGGTCGCGGTGCTCGCCGACCGCATCGGGGCGCTGCTGCTGGAGGTGCACCGCAGATTCGGCACCCCGGTACCCCCGGAGCCCACCGAGGTGGACGACCTCAGCCCGCTGATCATGCCGGTGGATGCCGAATTCCGGGTCGGGACAATGGGACTGGGCTGGGATTCCGAGGCGCAGACCGTCGTGGTCGAATTGCTGGCCGTCACCGACACCGAGTTCGACGCCTCGGTGGTGCTCGACGACACCGACGAGGGACCGGACGCGGTGCGGGTGTTCCTGACGCCGGAGTCGGCGCGACAGTTCGCCACCCGGTCCTACCGCGTGATCGCGGCCGGACGCCCGCCGTGCCCGCTGTGCCATGAACCGCTGGACCCGGAGGGACACATCTGCGCGCGCGCCAACGGCTATCGGCGCGACGTGCTGCTCGGCTCGCACGATGACCCCGAGGCATGA
- the mshC gene encoding cysteine--1-D-myo-inosityl 2-amino-2-deoxy-alpha-D-glucopyranoside ligase, which produces MQSWSSVSVPALPGRGPELRLYDTADRQVRPVTPAAGPGAKATMYVCGITPYDATHLGHAATYLAFDLIHRVWLDLGYQVHYVQNVTDVDDPLFERADRDGVDWRDLAAREVALFRKDMGWLRVLPPHEYVLATEAIAEIVELIEKLLASGAAYVVDPEMGEHHDVYYRADATRQFGYQSGYDRDTMLRLFERRGGDPRRSGKADQLDAVLWRAARPGEPSWPSPFGPGRPGWHVECAAIALSRVGSGLDIQGGGSDLIFPHHEFTAAHAECVTGERRFARHYVHAGMIGWDGHKMSKSRGNLVLVSALRAQGVEPSAIRLGLLAGHYRSDRFWSRHVVEEATARLHRWRTATTLAAGPDAADVIARVRRYLADDLDTPKAIAALDGWTTDALEYGGHDEGAPRTVATAIDALLGVDL; this is translated from the coding sequence ATGCAGTCCTGGTCGTCCGTTTCGGTTCCGGCGTTGCCGGGACGGGGCCCGGAGCTACGGCTGTACGACACCGCCGACCGTCAGGTGCGCCCCGTCACACCTGCCGCCGGGCCCGGCGCCAAGGCCACTATGTACGTCTGCGGGATCACGCCCTACGACGCCACCCATCTGGGGCACGCCGCGACCTATCTGGCGTTCGACCTGATCCATCGGGTGTGGCTGGACCTCGGCTACCAGGTGCACTACGTGCAGAACGTCACCGACGTCGACGATCCGTTGTTCGAGCGCGCCGACCGGGACGGCGTCGACTGGCGCGACCTCGCCGCGCGCGAGGTCGCCCTATTCCGGAAGGACATGGGGTGGCTGCGGGTGCTGCCGCCACACGAATACGTCCTGGCTACCGAGGCCATCGCCGAAATCGTCGAACTCATCGAAAAGCTGCTGGCGTCCGGGGCTGCGTATGTCGTCGACCCGGAAATGGGGGAACATCACGACGTCTACTACCGCGCCGATGCCACCCGGCAATTCGGCTACCAGTCCGGCTACGACCGCGACACCATGCTTCGGCTGTTCGAGCGGCGCGGGGGCGACCCCCGCCGGTCCGGCAAGGCCGACCAGCTCGACGCGGTGCTGTGGCGGGCCGCGCGACCCGGCGAGCCCAGTTGGCCGTCGCCGTTTGGGCCCGGCCGGCCGGGCTGGCATGTCGAATGCGCGGCGATCGCCCTGAGTCGCGTCGGCAGCGGCTTGGACATCCAGGGCGGTGGCAGCGACCTGATCTTTCCGCATCACGAGTTCACCGCGGCCCACGCCGAATGCGTCACCGGCGAGCGGCGATTCGCGCGGCACTACGTGCACGCCGGGATGATCGGCTGGGACGGGCACAAGATGTCCAAGAGCCGCGGCAACCTGGTGCTGGTGTCGGCGCTGCGCGCCCAGGGCGTCGAGCCGTCGGCCATCAGGCTGGGTCTGCTCGCCGGGCACTACCGTTCGGACCGCTTCTGGAGCCGACACGTCGTCGAGGAGGCGACCGCCCGGCTGCACCGCTGGCGCACCGCGACCACACTGGCGGCCGGGCCGGACGCCGCCGACGTCATCGCCCGGGTGCGCCGCTACCTCGCCGACGATCTCGACACACCCAAAGCGATTGCCGCACTAGATGGTTGGACCACCGATGCGTTGGAGTACGGCGGCCATGACGAGGGGGCGCCGCGAACGGTCGCAACCGCGATCGATGCGTTGCTGGGGGTGGACCTGTAG
- a CDS encoding histidine phosphatase family protein: MTVILLRHARSTSNTAGVLAGRCAGVDLDDNGREQAAGLIERIGELPIRAVVSSPMLRCRRTVEALADALCLPPVIEDRLTEVDYGEWTGRKIGDLVNEPLWRVVQAHPSAAVFPGGEGLAQVQARAVAAVRDHDRRLAVEYGGARGGDVLWLACTHGDVIKAVIADAYGMHLDGFQRISVDPGSVSVVRYTRLRPFVLHVNHTGARLSAGLWAAPRVPPGDAVVGGSSD; this comes from the coding sequence ATGACCGTCATCCTGTTGCGCCACGCCCGATCCACCTCGAACACCGCCGGTGTGCTGGCCGGCCGCTGCGCGGGCGTCGACCTCGACGACAACGGCCGGGAGCAGGCCGCCGGGCTGATCGAGCGCATCGGTGAGCTGCCGATCCGGGCGGTGGTGTCGTCGCCGATGCTGCGATGTCGTCGCACCGTCGAGGCGCTCGCCGATGCGTTGTGCCTGCCGCCCGTGATCGAAGACCGTCTCACCGAAGTCGACTACGGCGAATGGACCGGCCGCAAGATCGGCGACCTGGTCAACGAGCCGCTGTGGCGGGTGGTACAGGCCCACCCCAGCGCGGCGGTCTTTCCCGGCGGGGAGGGTTTGGCGCAGGTGCAGGCGCGCGCGGTTGCCGCCGTCCGCGACCACGATCGACGGCTCGCCGTGGAGTATGGCGGTGCGCGCGGCGGCGACGTGCTGTGGCTGGCCTGCACCCACGGCGACGTCATCAAGGCGGTGATCGCCGACGCGTACGGCATGCATCTGGACGGCTTTCAGCGGATCAGTGTCGACCCCGGGTCGGTGAGCGTGGTGCGCTACACCCGGCTGCGGCCGTTCGTGCTGCATGTCAACCACACCGGTGCGCGCCTGTCGGCCGGATTGTGGGCCGCGCCCCGGGTACCGCCCGGCGACGCGGTGGTCGGCGGCTCCAGCGACTGA
- a CDS encoding quinone-dependent dihydroorotate dehydrogenase, producing MYRLLRRLLFLVPPERVHTLVFAVLRGLTAIAAARRLLRGLLGPTDPVLASTVFGVRFPGPLGLAAGFDKDGAGLTTWGALGFGYAEIGTVTAHPQPGNPAPRLFRLPGDRALLNRMGFNNHGAGALAIRLARHRPDIPIGVNIGKSKTTPAADAVDDYRASARLVAPLASYLVVNVSSPNTPGLRDLQAVESLRPILSAVQAEASRTSTPVLVKIAPDLCDSDIDDIADLAVELGLAGVVATNTTVSRAGLVTPGVAELGDGGISGPPLARRAIEVLRRLHARVGDRLALISVGGIENADDAWDRITAGASLLQGYTGFIYGGGLWAKHVHDGIARRLHDGGFASLGQAVGSAART from the coding sequence ATGTATCGCCTGCTGCGCCGGCTGCTGTTTTTGGTTCCGCCCGAACGTGTCCACACGCTGGTTTTCGCGGTGCTGCGCGGCCTGACCGCCATCGCGGCGGCGCGCCGACTGCTGCGAGGGCTGCTGGGCCCCACCGATCCGGTGCTGGCCAGCACGGTGTTCGGGGTGCGCTTCCCGGGACCGCTCGGTCTGGCGGCCGGGTTCGACAAGGACGGCGCCGGCCTGACCACCTGGGGTGCGTTGGGTTTCGGCTACGCCGAGATCGGCACCGTCACCGCGCACCCCCAGCCCGGCAACCCGGCGCCGCGCCTGTTCCGCCTGCCCGGCGACCGCGCGCTGCTGAACCGGATGGGATTCAACAACCACGGCGCCGGCGCGCTGGCGATCCGGCTCGCGCGGCACCGGCCCGACATACCGATCGGGGTGAACATCGGCAAGAGCAAGACCACCCCGGCCGCCGACGCCGTCGACGACTACCGGGCCAGCGCGCGGCTGGTGGCCCCACTGGCGTCGTATCTGGTGGTCAACGTCAGCTCCCCGAACACGCCGGGGCTGCGTGACCTGCAGGCGGTCGAATCGCTGCGGCCCATCCTGTCGGCCGTGCAGGCCGAGGCCTCCAGAACCTCCACGCCGGTGCTGGTGAAGATCGCACCGGACCTCTGCGATTCCGACATCGACGACATCGCCGACCTGGCCGTCGAGCTGGGGCTGGCCGGCGTGGTGGCAACCAACACCACGGTGTCGCGCGCGGGACTGGTCACCCCGGGAGTCGCGGAGCTGGGCGACGGTGGCATCTCCGGACCGCCGTTGGCGCGCCGCGCCATCGAGGTGCTGCGCCGGCTGCATGCCCGCGTCGGCGATCGGCTGGCGCTGATCAGCGTGGGCGGTATCGAGAACGCCGACGACGCCTGGGACCGCATCACCGCGGGCGCGTCGCTGCTGCAGGGCTATACCGGGTTCATCTACGGCGGGGGCTTGTGGGCCAAGCACGTTCACGACGGGATCGCCCGCCGGCTGCATGACGGCGGGTTCGCCTCGCTGGGTCAGGCGGTCGGGTCGGCGGCTCGAACGTGA